The following is a genomic window from Verrucomicrobiota bacterium.
CGCCCGCAATCCAGCCCGCGGGAAGCGAGCCGCTCGCCGCGTTATCGAAATGGATCGTGGTGGCCGCCGGCGCATTCTGGACAAAGAGAATCGTGGCGAGGATTGGCGTCGAAAGGAGGAAGGTTTTCATGCGCGTGAAATTAGAGTCTGTTCACCATGGTTTCAAGGTTGCATCGGCTCAGCCCATGAACCGTCTCCTCGGACCGTGGCCTTTAGGCAGCCTTTAGCCGCAAGAATTCAATTGAGAAACCGCGAATGAACGCGAATCCGAGGGCCAAGGCGGAGGCTTCCGATGTGCAGGAGCGGTTACCGGAAGTTTCTAGGGCTCCCATCTGTGCATACGGCCCGTGCACCCATGAACCGAAGTTGTGCGCGCCAGCGTCTTGGAGTGCGGCAGTCCTCTGCCGCTTTTGCAGGGTCCGGCAATTCCGAAAGCGCCAGAGGACTGGCGCACTCCAAAACCTGGCGGCGATTTGGCCGTTTCATGGGAATGTCAGCGGACTCGGGCGGTGAGCCACAAGCCTGTGCCGCCAAAGGCGATGTTCGGCAGCCACGCGGCCAGCCACGGCGTCACCCAGTTCCCGGAACCTAGGGCCACGCCCAGCCGCATCAAGATGAAAAAGACGAAGCAGATGAAGATGCTGCTGGCCACACCGACAAACACGTTGCGCCGGGCGGACGCGGCTCCGAACGGGATGGCGATCAGCACCACGACCAGGCACGTCAGCGGCCACGCGAGCCGGCCGTGAAGCTGCGTTTGCAGCAGCGCGAAGTCTTTTGGCGACGGATCGGGATGGAGCCGCAAGTAGTTCAGGATTTCCGAAAGGGAAAGCTGCGCGCCTTTGGGTGAGATCAGGCTGCGGAGTTGATTGATCCGAATCTCGCTCTTGATTTGTTCCGGGGTCTCGGTGAATTCGGGCACCACGAGCGCATTGGTCTTCATCGGGGTTGTGTCCACTTCTCCCGTCGTCCGATACGTGAATTCCTCGACCTCCAGGAAGAGCCAGGTTTCGTTCGTTCGCACGGCCCGGCGAGCGTTCAAACTGCGCTCGGTGCGGTCGGAGGCGCGCCAGGACACGTGCGGGTTTTTCATTTCGAATGTGTCGAGGTTGAAGGCGCCCAGGCTCCAGAAGCGTCCGTGGCGGGCATTGTGAAAGTGCAGTTTGGGATGCCAGCGCCCGCCGGGGTCGGTCGATTGCGCCGTGGAGCTTCGATGGAGAATGGCTTCGACGGCTTCGACGCTTTTGGGAACCCAAAGTTCGTTCAGGGCGAAGAGCGCGAACGTGAAGACCACACCGACTGCGAAGTAGGGAGCGGTGAACCGCCACAGGCTGATGCCGGCCGCGCGCATGGCGGTCAGTTCCTGATGGCGCGCGTGGGTGGTCAGCGCGTAGAGCAACGCCAGCAGGAGGGCGATGGGCAGCACGACGACCAGCAATTCCGGGGTCTTGATTAAATAGAGGCGCGCGATTTCCGGCGTGCGCAGGCCGCGTTGCTGATAATCGTCCAGCTCCGAAAAGAGGTCGAAAGAAATCCAGAAAACGAGGAATCCCGACAGGCAGTAGAACAACGGGATCAGCAGTTCCCGCAAGAGGTAGCGATCCAACAGACGCATCGACTCGGCAGCCTGCCGTTGGCGGCTAGTGCTGTGACACGGGATTATCGTTACATCCGCGGCAAGGAGTTTTTCGCGTGGACGAGGCGCGAGCGACGCGCATACCCTTCATGGGTCTGCGTTTCACAGCCCTAACCCTCGACGTAGATCGGCTCTCGGATCGGGCTGACCTCGGTGAAATTGCTCAGTTTCTTGAGCATCCAGGGAGAGATCCGGTTTCCGGCGTTGAGGATCAGCGTGCCATCCACGGTTTCGATAGGTTCCACCAGCACCTGGCCAGCGCAGAGATCTTTGAGGTGAACCGCCCGGCCTTTCCGTGGGGCTGAGGAAAACGCGGCGCAGACTTCTTCGAGCACTTTCGGATCATAGTTGCCCGAGGTCTTGCGCATGTCTTCCAGCGCTTTGGCCTTCGACATGCCTTCCGACTCGAATTGCACGAGATCGATCAGCACGCGAAGAATGCGGGAGCCGAGCGGGATGTTCACGCCCGCCGTGGAATCCAGCGGGAATCCTGTGCCATCGAATTTCTTGTTCTGGTAATAGACAATTCGAGCCACATTTTCGAAGCGCGGAAAGCTGGTGAGCAGGTTCCGCCCGTGTTCCGGCAGCCGCTGCAAGG
Proteins encoded in this region:
- a CDS encoding YjgP/YjgQ family permease, coding for MRLLDRYLLRELLIPLFYCLSGFLVFWISFDLFSELDDYQQRGLRTPEIARLYLIKTPELLVVVLPIALLLALLYALTTHARHQELTAMRAAGISLWRFTAPYFAVGVVFTFALFALNELWVPKSVEAVEAILHRSSTAQSTDPGGRWHPKLHFHNARHGRFWSLGAFNLDTFEMKNPHVSWRASDRTERSLNARRAVRTNETWLFLEVEEFTYRTTGEVDTTPMKTNALVVPEFTETPEQIKSEIRINQLRSLISPKGAQLSLSEILNYLRLHPDPSPKDFALLQTQLHGRLAWPLTCLVVVLIAIPFGAASARRNVFVGVASSIFICFVFFILMRLGVALGSGNWVTPWLAAWLPNIAFGGTGLWLTARVR